The following are from one region of the Lacinutrix sp. Bg11-31 genome:
- the pbpC gene encoding penicillin-binding protein 1C: MYRLINLINRNRKKSIALVVVLVAYFFCLPKQLFDDPTATVITSSNNTLLGAKIAKDGQWRFPKNDSVPQKFKICIINFEDEYFFKHPGFNPISIFKALKQNINSGEVKRGGSTLTQQVIRLSRKGQSRTYLEKIKEIILATRLELRDSKDDILAFYSSYAPFGGNVVGIDAASWRYFNRNAHELSWAESATLAVLPNAPSLIYPGKNQERLLKKRNRLLEKLLQKEILDSLTYNLSIAEGLPQKPYPLPQIAPHLLQKIAKSNYGERTQTTIDYKLQRQANNVVYNHYNLLKQNEIHNISVLVLDVKTRKVLTYIGNTPTTSENQKDVDIIDKPRSTGSILKPFLYAAMLDAGDLLPNALVADVPTQYGNYVPENYHKEFDGAVPASRALSRSLNVPAVRMLKDFGLDRFHHYLKDLKLKDIKYNANHYGLSLILGGAESNLWDLCKSYASFSSTLNHFNDSSSEYFANEFCEPTFFASETIDFGKKSTEKTLFDAASIYLTYESLKEVNRPEGNENWEFFDDSKQIAWKTGTSFGFRDAWAIGTTKDYVVGVWVGNADGEGRPGLVGVQAAAPILFDVFDLLPNSDWFAKPFDEMKEISICKESGYRSGQYCENNIQKFVQNSGLKTKPCPYHKLVHLDASKRHQVNSSCEDLSAISNTSWFILPPLMEFYYKSKNPFYKPLPPFRNDCVGNKQTSMQFIYPKNNSVIFLPKDFGGKTNSLILKIAHSKPKSKIYWYLNELFIGITSDIHDLAIIPKEGKHKITAVDEFGNEIKRNLTISN, from the coding sequence ATGTATAGGTTAATTAACTTAATTAATAGGAATAGAAAGAAATCAATAGCTCTTGTTGTGGTGTTAGTTGCTTACTTTTTCTGTTTACCTAAGCAATTATTTGATGATCCAACTGCAACAGTAATTACGAGTTCCAATAATACTTTATTAGGTGCCAAAATTGCCAAAGATGGACAATGGCGATTTCCTAAAAACGATAGTGTCCCCCAAAAATTCAAAATCTGTATTATAAATTTTGAAGATGAATACTTTTTTAAACATCCAGGTTTCAATCCTATTTCAATTTTTAAAGCACTTAAACAGAATATTAATTCTGGAGAAGTAAAACGTGGCGGAAGCACATTAACCCAACAAGTTATTCGTTTATCACGAAAAGGGCAATCGAGAACCTATTTAGAGAAAATTAAAGAAATAATTTTAGCAACACGTTTAGAATTACGAGATAGCAAAGACGATATTTTAGCTTTCTATTCAAGCTACGCTCCTTTTGGAGGTAACGTTGTTGGTATTGACGCTGCTTCTTGGCGTTATTTTAATAGAAATGCTCACGAATTATCTTGGGCAGAAAGCGCAACACTAGCTGTTTTACCAAATGCTCCAAGTTTAATTTACCCAGGAAAAAACCAAGAACGTTTACTTAAAAAGCGTAATAGATTACTTGAAAAATTGCTTCAGAAAGAAATTCTAGATTCATTAACCTACAATCTATCCATTGCAGAAGGTTTGCCACAAAAACCTTATCCTTTGCCACAAATCGCTCCACATTTACTTCAAAAAATCGCAAAGTCTAATTATGGTGAGCGCACACAAACAACCATAGATTACAAGCTCCAAAGGCAAGCAAACAATGTAGTTTACAACCATTACAACTTATTGAAACAAAATGAAATTCATAATATTTCAGTCTTAGTTTTAGATGTTAAAACACGGAAAGTACTTACCTATATTGGAAATACTCCAACAACTAGTGAAAACCAAAAAGACGTTGATATAATAGATAAACCACGTAGTACAGGAAGTATTTTAAAACCTTTTTTATATGCTGCAATGCTAGATGCGGGAGATTTATTACCAAATGCTTTAGTTGCAGATGTGCCTACACAATATGGTAATTATGTTCCTGAAAATTACCATAAAGAATTTGATGGTGCTGTACCTGCAAGTCGTGCTTTATCGCGTTCTTTAAATGTGCCTGCTGTTAGAATGTTAAAAGATTTTGGCTTGGATAGGTTTCATCATTATTTAAAAGATTTAAAACTGAAAGACATAAAATACAATGCTAACCATTACGGACTATCTTTAATTCTTGGTGGTGCAGAAAGTAATTTATGGGATTTATGTAAAAGTTACGCCAGTTTTTCTTCAACCTTAAATCACTTTAACGATTCTTCAAGCGAGTATTTTGCTAACGAATTTTGCGAACCTACTTTCTTTGCTTCGGAAACTATTGACTTCGGAAAAAAATCGACTGAGAAAACACTATTCGATGCAGCTTCAATTTATTTAACTTACGAAAGTTTAAAAGAAGTAAATAGACCAGAAGGCAATGAGAATTGGGAGTTTTTTGACGATTCTAAACAAATAGCTTGGAAAACAGGAACAAGTTTTGGCTTTAGAGATGCTTGGGCTATTGGTACAACAAAAGATTATGTGGTTGGTGTTTGGGTTGGTAACGCAGATGGAGAAGGACGGCCAGGCTTAGTTGGTGTACAAGCTGCTGCTCCTATTCTTTTTGATGTCTTTGATTTGCTACCAAATAGCGATTGGTTTGCAAAGCCATTTGACGAAATGAAAGAAATAAGTATTTGCAAAGAAAGTGGTTACAGATCTGGACAGTATTGCGAAAATAATATTCAAAAATTTGTTCAAAATAGTGGTCTAAAAACAAAACCTTGTCCTTATCATAAATTAGTGCATTTAGATGCCTCTAAAAGACATCAGGTAAATTCTTCTTGCGAAGATTTAAGTGCTATTTCAAATACATCATGGTTTATTCTTCCTCCATTAATGGAATTTTATTACAAGTCTAAAAATCCGTTTTACAAACCATTACCTCCTTTTAGAAATGATTGTGTTGGAAACAAACAAACCAGCATGCAATTCATTTACCCTAAGAACAATAGCGTTATTTTTTTACCTAAAGACTTCGGTGGTAAAACCAATTCTTTAATTTTAAAAATTGCACACTCCAAACCTAAAAGCAAAATCTATTGGTATTTAAATGAACTATTTATTGGAATTACAAGTGATATCCACGATTTAGCGATTATTCCTAAAGAAGGAAAACACAAGATTACTGCTGTAGATGAATTTGGAAATGAAATAAAAAGAAACCTAACAATTAGCAACTAA